One stretch of Microbacterium terrae DNA includes these proteins:
- the leuA gene encoding 2-isopropylmalate synthase, translated as MENSQKPSGMPIHKYRPFHEQIRVDLPDRTWPAQRITTAPRWCAVDLRDGNQALIDPMSPERKRIMFDLLVSMGYKEIEVGFPSASQTDFDFVRQLIEEDLIPDDVTIQVLTQAREHLIERTYESIAGAKQAIVHLYNSTSVLQREVVFRTDKQGIIDIALEGARLCREFEKRIPDTKVYYEYSPESYTGTELEFAVDICNQVLEVLEPTPDRKVIINLPATVEMATPNVYADSIEWMSRNLAHRENVILSLHPHNDRGTAIAAAELGYMAGADRIEGCLFGNGERTGNVDLVALGINLLTQGIDPQIDFSDIDQVKRTAEYCNQLPVPERSPWAGDLVFTAFSGSHQDAIKKGFEAMEARADAAGVTVDEIEWAVPYLPIDPKDLGRSYEAVIRVNSQSGKGGVAYLLKSDHSLDLPRKLQIEFSGVVQAKTDAEGGEMTSDQIWSIFTDEYLPSSVADDRWGRYELLATSTRSDMSGDVALDVTLRAGEETVSTSGHGNGPVAAFLEIVRGAGFDVTLYDYVEHALSAGGDAQAAAYVELQVDGERLWGVGIDGDISTASLKAIVSGVNRAIRIRESAGELVDA; from the coding sequence ATGGAGAACTCCCAGAAGCCGTCCGGCATGCCGATCCACAAGTATCGGCCGTTCCACGAGCAGATCCGGGTGGATCTGCCCGACCGCACCTGGCCCGCACAGCGCATCACCACCGCGCCGCGCTGGTGCGCCGTTGACCTCCGCGACGGCAACCAGGCGCTGATCGACCCGATGAGCCCCGAGCGCAAGCGCATCATGTTCGACCTGCTCGTGAGCATGGGCTACAAGGAGATCGAGGTCGGGTTCCCCTCGGCCAGCCAGACCGACTTCGATTTCGTGCGGCAGCTGATCGAAGAGGATCTTATCCCCGACGACGTCACCATCCAGGTGCTGACCCAGGCGCGCGAGCACCTCATCGAGCGCACGTACGAGTCGATCGCCGGCGCCAAGCAGGCCATCGTGCACCTGTACAACTCCACGAGCGTGCTGCAGCGCGAGGTGGTCTTCCGCACCGACAAGCAGGGCATCATCGACATCGCGCTCGAGGGCGCGCGCCTGTGCCGCGAGTTCGAGAAGCGCATCCCCGACACGAAGGTGTACTACGAGTACTCGCCCGAGAGCTACACGGGCACCGAACTCGAGTTCGCAGTCGACATCTGCAACCAGGTGCTCGAGGTGCTCGAGCCCACTCCCGACCGCAAGGTGATCATCAACCTGCCCGCGACGGTCGAGATGGCGACGCCCAACGTCTACGCCGATTCGATCGAGTGGATGTCGCGCAACCTCGCCCACCGCGAGAACGTCATCCTGTCGCTGCACCCCCACAACGACCGCGGCACCGCGATCGCGGCCGCAGAGCTCGGTTACATGGCCGGCGCCGACCGCATCGAGGGGTGCCTGTTCGGCAACGGGGAGCGCACCGGCAACGTCGATCTGGTCGCGCTCGGCATCAACCTGCTGACCCAGGGCATCGACCCGCAGATCGACTTCAGCGACATCGACCAGGTCAAGCGCACCGCCGAGTACTGCAATCAGCTGCCGGTTCCGGAGCGCAGCCCCTGGGCGGGCGACCTCGTCTTCACCGCCTTCTCGGGATCGCACCAGGACGCGATCAAGAAAGGCTTCGAGGCGATGGAGGCGCGCGCCGATGCCGCCGGCGTCACCGTCGACGAGATCGAGTGGGCGGTCCCGTACCTGCCGATCGACCCCAAGGACCTCGGCCGGTCGTACGAGGCCGTGATCCGGGTCAACTCGCAGTCGGGCAAGGGCGGCGTCGCGTACCTCCTGAAGTCCGACCACTCGCTGGATCTGCCCCGCAAGCTGCAGATCGAGTTCTCGGGCGTGGTTCAGGCGAAGACCGACGCCGAAGGCGGCGAGATGACGAGCGACCAGATCTGGTCGATCTTCACCGACGAGTACCTGCCGTCTTCCGTCGCCGACGATCGCTGGGGACGCTACGAGCTGCTGGCGACGAGCACGCGCAGCGACATGTCGGGCGACGTCGCGTTGGACGTGACCCTGCGCGCGGGCGAGGAGACGGTCTCGACCTCCGGGCACGGCAACGGTCCGGTCGCCGCGTTCCTCGAGATCGTGCGCGGCGCCGGCTTCGACGTGACGCTCTACGACTACGTCGAGCACGCGCTGAGCGCGGGCGGCGACGCACAGGCCGCTGCGTACGTCGAGCTGCAGGTCGACGGGGAGCGCCTCTGGGGCGTCGGCATCGACGGAGACATCTCCACGGCGTCGCTCAAGGCGATCGTGTCGGGCGTGAACCGCGCCATCCGCATCCGCGAGAGCGCCGGCGAGCTCGTCGACGCCTGA
- a CDS encoding trimeric intracellular cation channel family protein — translation MNEPVFVIPLWADLIAVGLGGIQGALFASGFRGDRRLDFLGVAIIGIVVGMGGGLIRDLLLNVTPTTLQSNWYLLTATGAALVGMLLAGVFQRVNAVILGLDALVIGMFGAFGTSKALVVGLPPVPAIFVGVCAAVGGGILRDVIMGLPVAIMHVGSLYAVAAGVGCLVLAATHALGVDIVVASIIGIVVTTVIRLLAVIFDISLPEQRALYRRKVAVETTAIPIIKP, via the coding sequence GTGAACGAGCCGGTCTTCGTCATCCCGCTCTGGGCGGACCTCATCGCCGTGGGCCTCGGCGGCATCCAGGGTGCACTGTTCGCGTCGGGCTTCCGCGGCGACCGCCGCCTCGACTTCCTCGGCGTCGCCATCATCGGCATCGTCGTCGGCATGGGCGGAGGACTCATCCGCGATCTGCTCCTCAACGTGACTCCCACGACCCTGCAGAGCAACTGGTACCTGCTCACCGCCACCGGCGCGGCCCTGGTCGGGATGCTGCTGGCCGGGGTCTTCCAGCGCGTCAACGCCGTCATCCTCGGCCTCGATGCCCTGGTGATCGGCATGTTCGGCGCCTTCGGCACCAGCAAGGCGCTCGTCGTCGGTCTGCCGCCCGTGCCCGCGATCTTCGTCGGCGTCTGCGCGGCGGTGGGCGGCGGCATCCTGCGCGACGTGATCATGGGTCTGCCCGTCGCGATCATGCACGTCGGCTCGCTGTACGCCGTCGCGGCGGGCGTCGGATGCCTCGTGCTCGCGGCCACCCACGCGCTCGGCGTCGACATCGTCGTGGCCTCGATCATCGGCATCGTGGTGACCACGGTGATCCGGCTGCTCGCCGTGATCTTCGACATCTCGCTGCCCGAGCAGCGCGCGCTCTACCGGCGCAAGGTCGCGGTCGAGACGACCGCCATCCCGATCATCAAGCCCTGA
- the recO gene encoding DNA repair protein RecO, producing MPTYRDEVVVLRTHKLGEADRIVTMLSRRHGKLRAVAKGVRRTSSRFGSRLEPFMVADVQLYEGRSLDVVQQAESLGSYGADIAVHYDRYTSAHAMVEAADRLNEAEATPQQYLLLVGGLRALAKGEHAARSILDSYLLRAMALSGWAPALSECARCGTVGPHDAFVAQLGGTICRDCAPVGAARLDDATAGLLRSLMAGEWDEVDAAPPRATAGASGLIAAYAQWHLERGIRSLAHVAAPEEGPR from the coding sequence GTGCCCACCTACCGCGATGAGGTCGTGGTCCTGCGCACCCACAAGCTGGGTGAGGCCGACAGGATCGTGACGATGCTGAGCCGCCGTCACGGCAAGCTCCGCGCCGTCGCGAAGGGCGTCCGACGCACCTCGTCGCGCTTCGGCTCGCGCCTCGAGCCGTTCATGGTCGCCGACGTGCAGCTCTACGAGGGCCGCTCCCTCGACGTGGTGCAGCAGGCCGAGTCGCTGGGCTCGTACGGCGCCGACATCGCGGTGCACTACGACCGCTACACGTCGGCGCACGCGATGGTCGAGGCTGCCGACCGGCTCAACGAGGCCGAGGCCACCCCCCAGCAATACCTGCTCCTGGTAGGAGGCCTCCGCGCTCTGGCGAAGGGCGAGCACGCGGCACGCAGCATCCTCGACTCGTATCTGCTGCGCGCGATGGCGCTGTCGGGCTGGGCGCCTGCCCTCTCCGAGTGCGCGCGCTGCGGCACCGTCGGCCCCCACGACGCGTTCGTCGCGCAGCTGGGCGGAACGATCTGCCGGGACTGCGCGCCGGTCGGCGCCGCACGGCTCGACGACGCGACAGCCGGCCTCCTGCGGTCGCTGATGGCGGGGGAGTGGGACGAGGTGGATGCCGCGCCCCCACGGGCGACGGCCGGCGCATCCGGACTCATCGCCGCCTACGCGCAGTGGCACCTCGAGCGTGGCATCCGCTCGCTCGCCCACGTCGCCGCACCCGAGGAAGGACCCCGGTGA
- a CDS encoding isoprenyl transferase: MTPKPYTHRDAVPYRPLDWTGVYPPAFPRGAVPNHVAIVMDGNGRWANRRGLTRVEGHKAGEAALLDVVAGAIQAGVKHLSVYAFSTENWSRSPDEVRFLMGFNRDVLHRRRDQLNEWGVRVRWAGRKPRLWSSVIKELQHAERLTAGNDVLTLTMCVNYGGRVEIADAVRSIADDVAAGILKPSAVSEKLIQKRLYLPDMPDVDLFVRSSGEQRTSNFLLWESAYAEFVFLDTLWPDFSRVDLWEAIGLYLDRDRRFGGAVDTPGTAG, from the coding sequence GTGACACCGAAGCCCTACACGCACCGCGATGCGGTGCCGTACCGACCGCTCGACTGGACCGGCGTGTACCCGCCCGCCTTTCCGCGCGGCGCGGTGCCGAACCACGTCGCGATCGTCATGGACGGCAACGGCCGGTGGGCGAACCGGCGCGGACTCACGCGCGTCGAAGGTCACAAGGCAGGCGAGGCAGCCCTGCTCGATGTCGTCGCCGGCGCGATCCAGGCCGGCGTCAAGCACCTGTCGGTCTACGCCTTCTCGACCGAGAACTGGTCGCGGTCGCCCGACGAGGTGCGCTTCCTCATGGGGTTCAACCGCGATGTCCTGCACCGCCGCCGCGACCAGCTCAACGAATGGGGGGTGCGCGTGCGCTGGGCTGGGCGCAAGCCCCGCCTGTGGTCGAGCGTCATCAAGGAACTCCAGCATGCGGAGCGGCTGACCGCCGGCAACGACGTGCTCACGCTCACGATGTGCGTGAATTACGGCGGGCGTGTCGAGATCGCCGACGCGGTGCGCTCGATCGCCGACGACGTGGCGGCCGGCATCCTCAAGCCGTCGGCGGTGTCGGAGAAGCTCATCCAGAAGCGGCTGTACCTGCCCGACATGCCCGACGTCGATCTGTTCGTGCGCTCCAGCGGCGAGCAGCGCACGTCGAACTTCCTCCTGTGGGAGTCCGCCTACGCGGAGTTCGTCTTCCTCGACACGCTGTGGCCGGACTTCTCCCGAGTCGATCTGTGGGAGGCGATCGGGCTGTACCTCGACCGCGACCGGCGATTCGGCGGCGCCGTGGACACCCCGGGAACCGCCGGCTGA
- a CDS encoding DsbA family oxidoreductase produces MTDAIKIDVWSDIACPWCYIGKRNLENGLAAAAADEDAPEVEVVFHSFELSPDTPVDFDGGEAEYLATHKGVSTEQAQQMLERVTGVAADAGLAYRFDLLKHTNTVKAHELLHYAKEQGRQAVLAERLMSAYFTEGRHLGEEDELVSLAADAGLDADGAREALRSGRFLAAVRADQAQASAYGINGVPFFVIDGKYGVSGAQPADAFAQIVRQVWAEHREPADVDA; encoded by the coding sequence ATGACGGATGCCATCAAGATCGACGTGTGGAGTGACATCGCCTGCCCCTGGTGCTACATCGGCAAGCGGAATCTCGAGAACGGACTGGCAGCCGCGGCCGCCGACGAGGATGCCCCCGAGGTCGAGGTGGTCTTCCATTCCTTCGAGCTCTCACCCGACACCCCCGTCGACTTCGACGGCGGTGAGGCAGAGTACCTCGCCACGCACAAGGGCGTGTCGACCGAGCAGGCACAGCAGATGCTGGAGCGCGTCACGGGCGTCGCGGCGGACGCCGGTCTCGCCTACCGCTTCGATCTGCTCAAGCACACCAACACGGTGAAGGCGCACGAGCTCCTCCATTACGCGAAGGAGCAGGGTCGCCAGGCGGTGCTCGCCGAGCGCCTCATGTCGGCGTACTTCACCGAGGGCCGACACCTCGGTGAAGAGGACGAGCTCGTCTCGCTCGCCGCCGACGCCGGACTCGACGCCGACGGCGCACGTGAGGCCCTGCGGAGCGGTCGCTTCCTCGCCGCGGTGCGTGCCGATCAGGCGCAGGCATCCGCCTACGGCATCAACGGGGTGCCGTTCTTCGTCATCGACGGCAAGTACGGCGTGTCGGGCGCCCAGCCGGCCGACGCCTTCGCGCAGATCGTGCGGCAGGTGTGGGCCGAGCACCGCGAGCCCGCAGACGTCGACGCCTGA
- a CDS encoding glutathione peroxidase — protein MTEATTTDLRDIPFQTADGGSATLADYADQVVLVVNVASRCGLTPQYEQLEQLQRAYADRGFTVLGFPCNQFMGQEPGSMDEILEYCSTTWGVSFPVFDKVKVNGGKAAPLYKALKKADDAEGNRGPIQWNFEKFVIAPGGELHRFRPKTKPDDPAIVAVIEANLPR, from the coding sequence ATGACCGAGGCCACGACCACTGATCTTCGCGACATCCCCTTCCAGACCGCCGACGGCGGCAGCGCGACGCTGGCGGACTACGCCGACCAGGTCGTGCTCGTCGTGAACGTCGCCTCGCGGTGCGGACTGACACCGCAGTACGAGCAGCTCGAGCAGCTTCAGCGTGCGTACGCCGACCGCGGATTCACTGTGCTCGGGTTCCCGTGCAACCAGTTCATGGGGCAGGAGCCGGGGTCGATGGACGAGATCCTCGAGTACTGCTCGACGACCTGGGGGGTCAGCTTCCCCGTCTTCGACAAGGTGAAGGTCAACGGCGGCAAGGCCGCGCCGCTGTACAAGGCCCTGAAGAAGGCCGACGACGCCGAGGGCAACCGCGGCCCGATCCAGTGGAACTTCGAGAAGTTCGTCATCGCGCCCGGCGGCGAACTGCACCGCTTCCGCCCGAAGACGAAGCCCGACGACCCGGCCATCGTGGCGGTCATCGAGGCGAACCTTCCGCGCTGA
- the dusB gene encoding tRNA dihydrouridine synthase DusB, with the protein MTTAIAPARTLRIGPIELDAPVVLAPMAGITNTAFRRLCREYGAGLYVSEMITTRALVERNATTMRLITHHESEKPRSIQLYGVDPATTEAAVRMLVAEDRADHIDLNFGCPVPKVTRKGGGAALPWKLGLFREIVTRAARAAGDTPLTVKMRKGIDGDHLTYLDAGRIAEDAGVAAVALHARTASEFYSGEADWSAITQLKQAVTSIPVLGNGDIWSAEDAARMMAETGCDGVVVGRGCLGRPWLFGDLARALGRPGSAPEMPVDATLGFVARAFRRHAELLVEFFEDEGRGCRDIRKHVAWYFKGYPVGGELRASLATASTLAEIDDLLATLDLDAPYPGAAAEGQRGRAGTPKRPALPEGWLDSRDLAPEASSALAEAELDHSGG; encoded by the coding sequence GTGACAACCGCCATCGCCCCCGCTCGGACGCTCCGGATCGGACCCATCGAACTCGATGCGCCCGTCGTGCTCGCGCCGATGGCCGGCATCACCAACACCGCTTTCCGGCGACTGTGCCGCGAGTACGGGGCCGGCCTCTACGTCAGCGAGATGATCACCACCCGCGCCCTCGTCGAGCGCAACGCGACGACGATGCGCCTCATCACGCACCACGAGTCCGAGAAGCCGCGGTCGATCCAGCTCTACGGCGTGGACCCGGCGACCACCGAAGCGGCAGTTCGGATGCTGGTCGCCGAAGACCGTGCCGACCACATCGATCTGAACTTCGGATGCCCGGTGCCCAAGGTCACGCGCAAGGGCGGAGGCGCCGCGCTGCCGTGGAAGCTGGGGCTGTTCCGCGAGATCGTCACGCGCGCCGCGCGCGCGGCAGGCGATACCCCGCTCACGGTGAAGATGCGCAAGGGCATCGACGGCGACCACCTCACCTACCTCGACGCCGGTCGCATCGCCGAGGACGCCGGTGTCGCAGCCGTCGCCCTGCACGCCCGCACCGCCTCGGAGTTCTACTCGGGCGAGGCCGACTGGTCGGCCATCACCCAGCTGAAGCAGGCGGTCACGAGCATCCCCGTCCTCGGGAACGGCGACATCTGGTCGGCTGAGGACGCCGCGCGCATGATGGCCGAGACCGGCTGCGACGGCGTCGTCGTCGGTCGCGGATGCCTCGGACGGCCCTGGCTGTTCGGCGACCTCGCCCGCGCGCTCGGGCGGCCCGGCTCCGCGCCCGAGATGCCGGTAGATGCGACGCTCGGCTTCGTCGCCCGCGCCTTCCGACGACATGCGGAGCTCCTCGTGGAGTTCTTCGAGGACGAGGGTCGCGGCTGCCGCGACATCCGCAAGCACGTCGCGTGGTACTTCAAGGGCTATCCCGTCGGCGGAGAGCTGCGTGCGAGCCTCGCCACCGCGTCGACGCTCGCCGAGATCGACGATCTGCTGGCGACGCTCGATCTCGACGCGCCCTATCCTGGAGCGGCGGCCGAGGGGCAGCGCGGCCGCGCGGGCACACCCAAGCGCCCCGCCCTCCCCGAGGGCTGGCTCGATTCGCGCGACCTCGCCCCCGAGGCATCCAGCGCCCTGGCAGAAGCGGAGCTCGACCACAGTGGCGGCTGA
- a CDS encoding deoxyguanosinetriphosphate triphosphohydrolase, which translates to MAADGIAATRPTGYGDVDAERFHSETHRSQRDDFARDRARVLHSAALRRLAAKTQVLSPASPADFARNRLTHSLEVAQVGRELATSLHLAADVVDTACLNHDLGHPPFGHNGERAMNDWAEDIGGFEGNAQTLRIVSRLEPKVIAPDGRSHGLNLTRASLDATCKYPWTADHPLPDPGGRLKFGVYPEDEDVFRWMRAGAPGRVRCIEAEVMDLSDDIAYSVHDFEDAVVNGYLDPARLADPAEHESLLTAIQTWVGFDFSREELEDAMFRLTRLPEWITSFDGARADLAGLKNLTSDLIGRFARAATTATRDAYDVSVLTRYRAHVVVPRVVEAEMAVLKGIIGAVVVSIDGRRELYKEQRRVLKRLATALWERPEALDALHAADFRHAETDRARRRVIVDQVASLTDQVAISWHGRLVGEIDAASLGIWAPGARARVDVAARALPAIDTPLFDGHR; encoded by the coding sequence GTGGCGGCTGACGGCATCGCGGCGACGCGCCCGACCGGATACGGCGACGTCGATGCCGAACGGTTCCACTCCGAGACGCACCGGTCGCAGCGCGATGACTTCGCCCGTGACCGCGCCCGCGTGCTCCACTCGGCGGCGCTGCGCCGCCTCGCGGCGAAGACGCAGGTGCTGAGCCCGGCGAGCCCCGCCGACTTCGCCCGCAACCGCCTCACCCACTCCCTCGAAGTGGCGCAGGTGGGGCGCGAACTCGCGACGTCGCTCCATCTGGCAGCCGACGTCGTCGACACCGCATGCCTCAACCACGACCTGGGGCACCCGCCGTTCGGCCACAACGGCGAACGGGCGATGAACGACTGGGCGGAGGACATCGGCGGGTTCGAAGGCAACGCGCAGACCCTGCGGATCGTCAGTCGTCTGGAGCCGAAGGTGATCGCCCCCGACGGCCGCAGCCACGGTCTCAACCTGACGCGCGCGAGCCTCGACGCGACGTGCAAGTACCCCTGGACCGCCGACCACCCCCTTCCCGACCCCGGCGGCCGGCTGAAATTCGGCGTGTACCCGGAGGACGAGGACGTGTTCCGGTGGATGCGCGCCGGCGCTCCCGGGCGCGTCCGGTGCATCGAGGCCGAGGTGATGGACCTCTCGGACGACATCGCCTACTCCGTGCACGACTTCGAGGATGCGGTGGTCAACGGCTACCTCGACCCCGCGCGCCTGGCGGACCCCGCCGAGCACGAGTCGCTCCTCACCGCGATCCAGACCTGGGTCGGTTTCGACTTCTCGCGCGAGGAGCTCGAAGACGCGATGTTCCGCCTCACGCGTCTGCCCGAGTGGATCACGTCGTTCGACGGGGCCCGCGCCGATCTGGCCGGGCTCAAGAACCTCACGTCAGACCTCATCGGACGCTTCGCCCGTGCCGCGACGACGGCGACCCGAGATGCGTACGACGTGTCGGTGCTCACGCGGTACCGTGCGCACGTCGTCGTCCCCCGCGTGGTCGAGGCCGAGATGGCCGTGCTCAAGGGCATCATCGGCGCGGTGGTCGTCTCGATCGACGGTCGCCGCGAGCTCTACAAGGAGCAGCGGCGCGTCCTCAAGCGCCTGGCGACCGCGCTGTGGGAGCGGCCCGAGGCGCTCGATGCGCTCCACGCTGCCGACTTCCGCCACGCCGAGACCGATCGTGCGCGTCGCCGCGTGATCGTGGATCAGGTCGCGAGCCTCACCGACCAAGTCGCGATCTCGTGGCACGGCCGGCTGGTGGGGGAGATCGACGCGGCGTCCCTCGGCATCTGGGCGCCCGGTGCGCGCGCTCGGGTCGACGTGGCGGCTCGTGCGCTGCCCGCGATCGACACGCCACTGTTCGACGGGCACCGCTGA
- the dnaG gene encoding DNA primase, which produces MARIRQADVEEVKSRTNIADVIGERVALKSAGVGAMKGLCPFHDERSPSFNVRPQAGFYHCFGCGESGDVYSFLRKMDHVSFQEAVERLAGRIGFALHYEDGGPAPENTGRTRLYQANSAAAEFFRSQLLAPEADIARRFLGDRGFDAGAAAHFGVGYAPKGWSGMHNALRAQGYSDEELSAAGLVSQGQRGVYDRFRGRVVWPIRDVTGQVIGFGARRLYEDDQGPKYLNTPETTIYKKAQVLYGLDLAKRDVSREHRVVVVEGYTDVMACHLAGITTAIATCGTAFGSDHITVLRRVMGDDSTAGEVVFTFDPDAAGQKAALRAFADAKRFNAQTYVATGPEGLDPCDLRLARGDGAVRALLEGKVPMVEFVLDQRIAGFDLASVEGRVGALRASAPVVAELRDALLQPEYIRVLARRLGMDTEDVRREVERAGRSAVRRDDGPAPSAAGGDEPAPAVRVSLASLPRTPDVTLERDALMGFLQFGHRLDGATVAGALALPFRHPALEAVRAAVSQAADMQRPGWAVDAIDQVREPYRSLAAELLAGDFPALSDDAAVTSAGDLARRLAIRALAQEKSELLGAIQRVPAQSEEGMRIRVRLRELDAERERVLAEA; this is translated from the coding sequence ATGGCGCGCATCCGCCAGGCCGACGTCGAAGAGGTCAAATCGCGGACGAACATCGCCGATGTCATCGGCGAGCGGGTCGCCCTGAAGTCGGCGGGCGTCGGAGCGATGAAGGGTCTGTGCCCGTTCCATGACGAGCGGAGCCCGAGCTTCAACGTGCGCCCGCAGGCCGGCTTCTACCACTGCTTCGGCTGCGGCGAGTCCGGCGACGTGTACTCGTTCCTGCGCAAGATGGACCACGTGTCGTTCCAGGAGGCGGTGGAGCGCCTCGCCGGCCGCATCGGCTTCGCCCTGCACTACGAAGACGGCGGGCCGGCGCCGGAGAACACCGGCCGCACCCGGCTGTATCAGGCCAACAGCGCCGCCGCGGAGTTCTTCCGCTCGCAGCTGCTCGCCCCCGAAGCCGACATCGCGCGCCGCTTCCTCGGCGACCGCGGCTTCGATGCCGGCGCAGCGGCGCACTTCGGGGTCGGCTACGCGCCCAAGGGGTGGTCGGGGATGCACAACGCGCTGCGCGCGCAGGGCTACAGCGACGAAGAGCTGAGCGCCGCGGGCCTCGTGTCTCAGGGCCAGCGCGGCGTCTACGACCGCTTCCGCGGGCGCGTCGTCTGGCCGATCCGCGACGTCACCGGGCAGGTCATCGGCTTCGGTGCGCGCCGCCTGTACGAAGACGACCAGGGCCCCAAATACCTGAACACGCCCGAGACGACGATCTACAAGAAGGCCCAGGTGCTGTACGGCCTCGACCTCGCCAAGCGCGACGTGTCGCGCGAGCATCGCGTCGTCGTGGTCGAGGGGTACACCGACGTCATGGCGTGCCATCTCGCCGGGATCACCACCGCGATCGCGACCTGCGGCACGGCATTCGGGTCGGACCACATCACGGTGCTCCGCCGGGTGATGGGCGACGATTCGACCGCCGGCGAGGTCGTCTTCACCTTCGACCCGGATGCCGCGGGGCAGAAGGCGGCGCTGCGCGCCTTCGCCGATGCCAAGCGCTTCAACGCCCAGACGTACGTGGCCACCGGCCCGGAGGGCCTGGACCCGTGCGACCTGCGCCTCGCGCGCGGCGACGGCGCCGTGCGCGCCCTCCTCGAGGGCAAGGTGCCGATGGTCGAGTTCGTGCTCGATCAGCGCATCGCCGGCTTCGACCTCGCGAGCGTCGAGGGTCGCGTCGGCGCGCTCCGCGCCTCCGCCCCCGTCGTCGCAGAACTGCGCGACGCGCTCCTGCAGCCGGAGTACATCCGCGTGCTCGCACGACGGCTCGGAATGGACACCGAGGACGTGCGCCGCGAGGTCGAACGGGCCGGTCGCAGCGCCGTACGCCGTGATGACGGTCCCGCGCCGAGCGCCGCCGGCGGCGACGAACCGGCTCCCGCGGTCCGCGTCTCGCTCGCTTCCCTCCCGCGCACCCCCGACGTCACCCTCGAACGCGATGCCCTGATGGGCTTCCTGCAGTTCGGCCACCGCCTCGACGGCGCCACCGTCGCCGGAGCCCTCGCACTCCCGTTCCGCCACCCCGCGCTCGAGGCGGTCCGCGCGGCGGTGTCGCAGGCCGCCGACATGCAGCGTCCCGGCTGGGCGGTCGATGCGATCGACCAGGTGCGGGAGCCGTATCGCTCCCTCGCTGCCGAGCTCCTCGCCGGCGATTTCCCCGCTCTGAGCGATGATGCCGCCGTCACCTCCGCCGGCGACCTCGCCCGGCGGCTCGCGATCCGCGCGCTCGCGCAGGAGAAGAGCGAGCTGCTCGGCGCCATCCAGCGTGTTCCGGCGCAGTCCGAAGAAGGCATGCGCATCCGGGTGCGCCTGCGCGAACTCGACGCCGAACGCGAACGGGTGCTCGCCGAAGCCTGA
- a CDS encoding ATP-binding cassette domain-containing protein: protein MPHRPADDAAIRVDDLSIARSSRSGPLQRVVDGVTFTLADGGVLAVMGPTGSGKSSLVAVLAGESGGGLAVVGGEAHVAGIRVRRPGRAHRQLTYYTGYLPQGAGAHLPARLTVSEVIAQPITSRDRRVNARALEVRVATLLDELMLPLGAAAKYPYELSAGMRQRVALARALVLQPRILIADDPFANLDVEVRRCAKDAVLRRRADLGMAALIVTNDRDVVDDLDADVMVMRGSHVVAYGRSVDDLLWTPSAGENRRLVAG, encoded by the coding sequence ATGCCCCATCGCCCCGCCGACGACGCCGCCATCCGCGTCGACGACCTCTCGATCGCCCGGTCCTCCCGCTCCGGTCCTCTCCAGCGGGTGGTCGACGGGGTGACGTTCACCCTCGCCGACGGCGGCGTGCTCGCCGTCATGGGGCCGACGGGCTCCGGCAAGTCGAGCCTCGTCGCCGTGCTCGCCGGCGAGAGCGGAGGAGGCCTCGCCGTCGTGGGTGGCGAGGCTCACGTCGCCGGCATCCGCGTCCGTCGTCCGGGGCGCGCCCACCGGCAGCTCACGTACTACACGGGGTACTTGCCCCAGGGCGCCGGCGCCCACCTGCCCGCACGGCTCACCGTGTCGGAGGTGATCGCCCAGCCGATCACCAGCCGCGATCGACGAGTCAACGCTCGTGCTCTCGAGGTGCGGGTCGCCACGCTCCTCGACGAGCTGATGCTGCCGCTCGGAGCCGCCGCGAAGTACCCGTACGAGCTCAGTGCCGGCATGCGCCAGCGCGTCGCCCTCGCGCGCGCTCTCGTGCTGCAGCCGCGCATCCTCATCGCCGACGACCCCTTCGCCAACCTCGACGTCGAGGTGCGGCGTTGCGCGAAGGATGCGGTCCTGCGGAGGCGCGCAGATCTCGGCATGGCGGCGCTCATCGTGACCAACGATCGCGACGTCGTCGACGACCTCGACGCCGACGTGATGGTGATGCGCGGGAGCCACGTCGTGGCCTACGGTCGCAGCGTCGACGACCTGCTCTGGACGCCGAGCGCGGGCGAGAATCGCCGACTCGTGGCCGGCTGA